CGCAAGTCCCGTTGGCCCAGTAACACCTGTGACCCCCGTAAGACCCGTTGGTCCAGTAACACCTGTGACTCCCGCAAGTCCCGTTGGCCCAGTAACACCTGTGTCGCCCGTAAGACCTGTTGGCCCAGTAACGCCTGTGAGCCCTGTAAGTCCTGTTGGTCCGGTAACGCCTGTGACCCCTGTAAGTCCTATTGGTCCGGTAACGCCTGTGGCACCCGTAAGACCTGTTGGCCCGGTAACGCCTGTGAGCCCTGTAAGTCCTGTTGGTCCAGTAACACCTGTGACCCCCGCTGCAGCTAAAAGAGTATAGTCAGGGGACGTATCCGGTGTACCCGTCGGTCCGGCAATATCAGCAATATAAAGACTGCCGTTATAGGTAACAACTTGCCCCGCAGGATAAGAAGGAGAAGCCGCTAGATCGAACGGAACAACGCCGTCAAGCCCAATGCCCGTGGCGCCCGTAACCCCTGCAAGCCCTGTCGGTCCAGTAATACCCGTGGCGCCGCCTGCAGCTAAAAGAGTATAGTCCGGCGATGTATCCGGTGTACCCGTTGGTCCGGCAATATCAGCGATATAAAGACTGCCGTTATAGGTAACAACTTGCCCCGCAGGATAAGAAGGAGAAGCCACTGGATCGAACGGAACAACGCCGTCAAGCCCAATGCCCGTCGCACCTGTGACTCCCGCAAGTCCCGTTGGTCCGGTCACGCCCGTAACACCCGCAAGCCCTGTCGGTCCCGGAACCCCTGTCACGCCACTAGGTCCTTGAATGCCGGTCGGTCCAGTCACGCCTGTGGAGCCCGCTGCGGCTAAAAGAGTATAGTCCGGCGACGTATCCGGTATACCTGTAGGACCCTCGACCTCAGCAATATAAAGGCTGCCGTTGTAGGTAACAAGCTGTCCGGCAGGATAAGAAGGAGCAGCTGCTGGGTCGAACGGAACGACACCGTCAAGTCCAATGCCTGTGGCTCCAGTTGGTCCCGGAACCCCTGCCACGCCACTAGGTCCCTGAATGCCGGTCGGTCCAGTCACGCCCGCTGCGGCTAAAAGAGTATAGTCCGGCGATGTATCTGGTGTACCTGTAGGACCTGCAACCTCAGCAATATAAAGGCTGCCATTATAGGTAACAAGCTGTCCGGCAGGATAAGAAGGAGCAGCTGCTGGGTCGAACGGAATGACGCCGTCAAGTCCAATGCCCGTAGTCCCAGTTGGTCCAGGGCTGCCACTAGGTCCTTGAATGCCTGTTGGTCCGGTAACACCGGCTGCGGCTAAAAGAGTATAGTCCGGCGACGTATCTGGTGTACCTGTAGGACCCTCGACCTCAGCAATATAAAGGCTGCCGTTGTAGGTAACAAGCTGTCCGGCAGGATAAGAAGGAGCAGCTGCTGGGTCGAACGGAACGACACCGTCAAGTCCAATGCCTGTGGCTCCAGTTGGTCCCGGAACCCCTGTCACGCCACTAGGTCCCTGAATGCCGGTCGGTCCAGTCACGCCCGCTGCGGCTAAAAGAGTATAGTCCGGCGATGTATCTGGTGTACCTGTAGGACCTGCAACCTCAGCAATATAAAGGCTGCCATTATAGATAACAAGCTGTCCGGCAGGATAAGAAGGAGCAGCTGCTGGGTCGAACGGAATGACGCCGTCAAGTCCAATGCCCGTAGTCCCAGTTGGTCCAGGGCTGCCACTAGGTCCTTGAATGCCTGTTGGTCCGGTAACACCGGCTGCGGCTAAAAGAGTATAGTCCGGCGACGTATTCGGTGTACCTGTAGGACCTGCAACCTCAGCGATATAAAGGCTGCCATTATAGGTAACAACTTGCCCAGCTGGGTAGAAAGGTGCGCCAGTTACACTAAAAGGAATAACGCCGTCAAGTCCAATACCTGTTGTCCCGGTTGGCCCAGGTGCACCTGTATTTCCTGTTGGTCCATCTGAACCAGCTGAGGCAAGGAGCGTATAGTCTGAGGAAGTACTTGGTACACCGCTCGGTGAAGCAGTATCAGTAATATAAAGGCTTCCCATATAAGTAACAATTTGTCCTACTGGATAGAAGGTTGCTTCAGCCGGATCGAAAGGGACTACACCTTGTAGCCCAATCCCTTGAGGTCCTTGAGGTCCCCTAGAACCTGGTGGACCAGCCTCTCCTTGAGGTCCTCTAGGTCCTCTAGGTCCAGGTACTCCATTGACATCCTCACATCTAGGTTTACACTTATCTTTACCTCTTTGATTTCTTGGTTTGTAACATCCGCAAAATTCTTTTCTTCGTCTACAATTGTTGCAGCGAAATTCCATATATTCACCTCCAACAACATCGTATTCAAAGAACGTTAGGGGGTGTGTGAAAAAATGTATTTTATGAAATTACATATTATTGAGTTTTTAGTTGAAAGGTGAATTATATAAAGGAAAAGAGAAGTAGTTAGAATAGAGGATATATAAGATGCAAAATTTCCTTTTCATCCAAACATTACATAGTATTGAGGAAAGGAGAGAAAGACATATTAAAGGTATAGAAACAAAGGAGGTGAAAAACATGGCAAACAACAACAACAGCAGCAACAAACTTGTTGTAGCAGGTGCTGAACAAGCAATCGATCAAATGAAGTATGAAATTGCTAGCGAATTTGGTGTACAACTTGGAGCTGATACTACTGCTCGTGCTAACGGATCTGTAGGTGGAGAGATCACAAAGCGTTTAGTTGCTACTGCTCAATCACAATTAGCTGGTCATAAATAATATGATTTGTAACATCATTACAAAATCAAATATCATGGCTTAGGCTACCCGCTTAGCGGGTAGTCTTTATAATGTTTAAGAGGAAAAGGTTTGTAACACTGTCCATTCTTTTTCTAATTTATAGATGTTTTGTTGTTGAACAGGGATTTTATTTTTTTGCAAAATATGCTTTGTAGCATCAGGTGGCGCGTACCCAAAAAGGGATATGAATGTACTTGTATGCTCATCAGCAAAAACAAAGGTACTTAAACAGCGGTCTCTTTCTGAGATGAGAGTGAAAGGAGTAAGGCTTTTATCGTGATTGTTATGAGCAATAGAAGTAATCATCATATAGTTTGCTCCAACAATACTTGAGCGAGTGTGATGATAGATCCCTTTTACAAATTGACCATTTGAAGACAAAATAGTTTCTAATTTGTCGTATGAAGCTTTTTGTCCGTTTTTATAAAAAATATTATCGTGAACGTCATTCATAAAAGATCGATAGCTATCAGTGTCCTTCCATATACCAATAATACAAGCATCTGTTGGTTCTACAATATTCCACCCACCAAATTGACCTGAAAACCCTTCAATATGTGCAAGAGCGCTCCAATGTTTTTGTGAATAAGAAAAAGCATAGCGTTTATCTTGTTTTACGAAACTGTTTATCACTTTGATTAACATTATCATCACCTTTAGATACTTTCTAGATAATAATTAGGAACTCCTTCTCTTCTATACAGAAAAGTCTAGGATTTATAAACAGGATATAAGAATGATCTCAAATGTTTAACATGTACGTTAGGAGGAGTTTAATTCTTAACAATATCTTTTTCTGACCGATATAGAAGTTAGAAATTAGTGCAGGTTAAGAAAGGAACGAACAATATGAACGATGTTGGGCCTTTTCACGGTCACTATAATATGTGGCTTGTTTTTCTATCATTTGCTATTGCTATGGTTTCAGCCTACGTGTCCTTTAGTTTTGCAATCCAACTTAGGTTTCAATCGAAGCAAGGAGAGCAAATTTGGCTGTTGAGCGGATCTTGTGCGCTTGGAATAGGGATTTGGTCAATGCATTTTGTGAGAATGCTTGCTCATTCTCTACCTATAAATATGCATTATCATATAGGATATATCATTGTTTCAATTCTCTTTGCAACGGGTGGTTGTTACTTGGCTTTAACATATATTCATTATGGAAAAAACCCTTTATTTACTTTATTATTTGCAACTTTTTTTATGGGTAGTGGCATTGTTCTTATGCATTATATTGGAATGAGTGCGATGGCATCAGTTATAGTGTCATATACTTCCGCAAAAGTTTTATTCTCTATTTGTATTGCTTTCATAGCATCGTTTATTGCATTGAGGGTAGCATTTTATACTAACTATAAACTAACATGGAAAGTGAAACTAATGTGCGCGGCTTTCATGGCAATAGCCATTACAGTAATGCATTATATGGGAATGAACGCGGCTCATTTTTATCCAAAAAATTGGATACAGAGGTAGGTTCATATATCACTCCTGCTTTCTTTTCAGTTGTTATTGCTATTTTTATTATGACAATGTTTTTAATGATTTTCCTTACTATATATATGGACGAGCGGACTAAACACCAGCATACTCTTCAACAAGCTATTTTTCATTCTTTAACAGAAGCTATTTTCATTACGAATGAGGAAGGAAACATACTTAGTATAAATGAAAAAGGTGAAGAGTTTTTTCATATAAAAAAACAAGAAGTAAGTGGTAAACCTATTACTAATTTTTTGTCTTTTTTAACAAAGTTCTCATCCTCTCCTCAAGATCAGATGTATAGCACTGTATTTGTTAACGATAAACAATACCGAATTTGCGTTAACATTACGAAAGCAACTTTTGAATTTATGGAGCAGTATATTATTTCAGTAAGAGATGTAACCAAAGAACATTTACAAAAAAAACAGTTAGAAGAAGCAACGAATAGATATCGCAGTCTTTTTGATGTTTCTCCGCTTTCAATTGTGCTTCATAAGGGAGAGGAAATCATCTCTGTTAATGCTCGGTTCTTAAAAATGTTGCAATTTGAACATGGGAAGGAAATTGTCGGACGGAATATTACAGAATTTATAGATAAAAGTCAGCGTCAACATATTAAAAATCGAATTGATCAATTCATGAAATTAGAAGACGAGGATAGTTTTTTTATAGATGAAATGAAAGTGAAAACGAACCAGAATCATCAGCTTTCCGTTCAAGCAACGTCGATTGTAATTATTATAAATGGAGAAAATTATATTCAAACAATTACTCAAGATGTAACGGAAAATCATCGTGCTAAAGAGACACTCCAGTACTTGAACTCTCATGACAGTTTAACAGATCTACCAAATAGAACACTTTTTCATCAAATTGTTAAGCAAGATTTATGGAAAGTGGAACAAGAAAATAAACAAGCTTTTATGCTCTCAATTGATATTGATCGCTTTAAGCAAATTAACGATGCTATTGGTCATCATGGTGGAGATCAGGTATTAATTGAAGCAACAAGAAGAATAAAGAGCTGCTTGGGTAGCAATGATACGCTTTCTCGAATGGGGGAGATGAATTTATGCTGTATTCCCCACAAGCGAAAGAAGAAGTATTTCAGTTAGCAGATCGCCTTTTAGAGGTATTTGTGAAACCATTTATTGTTAATAAATACAAATTATATCACAGTATTAGTGTTGGAATAAGTGAGTTCCAAGAAGATGGAGTTACAGTCGAAACACTAGTACGAAACGCAGATCTTGCAATGAACGAGGTAAAGAAGTTAGGGAGAAACGGTTGGAAATGCTACGAGCCCCTTATGAAGACATATGTAAATAGAAGAATGGAAATTGAAGATGGGCTTAGACAAGCATTGAAAAAAAACGAGTTTGCGCTTCACTATCAGCCGAAAGTGAATATTATAAAGGGAAAAATCGTAGGAGTGGAAGCCCTTATTCGCTGGAATCATCCTGAAATAGGATTTTTATCTCCAGGCGAGTTTATTCCTATTGCAGAAGAAAGTGGACTTATTGTACCAATGACGCAGTGGGTACTCAGAGAAGCATGTTCTCAAGGAGTACGCTGGAAGGAAGAAGGTTTTTCTTCTTTAAAGATTAGCGTTAATATATCAAGTGTTGAGTTTGCAGAACCATCTTTTGTTGACATGATTCTTAATATTATAGAAGAAACAGGGTTTTCTCCAAACAAACTTGAACTAGAAATTACAGAAAGTGTAGCTATGAAACATGTAGATCTTGTAATTGAAAAGCTTGTGAAATTGAAGAAACATGGTATCTCTATTGCTATTGATGATTTCGGGGCAGGATATTCGTCCTTTAGTTATTTAAAAAGACTTCCTATCCATACGCTAAAGATTGACCGTTCTTTTATTCAAAATCTTTATACAGATTCAAGAGAGGCAGCTATTGTGAGTTCTATTATTTCACTTGCTAAAAGTCTTGATCTATCCATTGTTGCAGAAGGAGTCGAGGAAAGAGACCAAGCTCTTATTTTACATCAGGAGAAATGTGATGAAATTCAAGGGTACTATTTTTCACGTCCTATCCCCCCTAATGAATTGAAGAAAGTAGCTAGTGATATGTGGGGAAAGATTAAAGACTGCCAAAAAGAAAATGTTTCTTCACTTAGCTTATAGGTCCTAATGCTTCATACGTTTATCACTAAGAGAAGCAAAAACATCTGTAGTCTTAGTTAGAAAGATTTAGTTTATTACAAGCAATCTGCTCATTTATACGAAGAAATATTTTCATAGTAAGAAATAATATCGGAAGAAGTATGAAGGTTTAAAAAAGGGAGTTTTCCATCAAGGAGGAGCTCCCTTTTTCTATGTGTTGCAAGGAAAAGAAAGCTCTTAGAAAAATAAACAAAATTCTTTATATAATGTATTTTTATATAATAATTATACTTTATTAGTGGTTAAAAAAGGAAAAATTATTCCTTTTTTAACCACACATTCCAAAGGAAATTATGGGAATAATTACGTTCGTTTGTCTCGTTGACTATTTTTATCTCAGTATAATATATTGTTAGACATGAAAGTTGAGACCAAAACAGAGAAGTGTACTTTGTTTTGCGTATAAGCTTGTAAAGAGGAGGTTAAAGACGTGGATGTACAACCTTTAAAAAAAGAAAAAATGTTCAATTCTAATCGTGATACATATGCGCAAAAAACGATCGTAGTGGCGTTATTTATTGGACTTGTATGTGTATTGTTCTATGTAAATGCCACAATCAAAGGAGGATTCAACATTTTCCTTGGCATATATGGGAGCATTATGGTCACATATATGGTTGGAAAAATGGCTCTGTCTTTTTGGTACAATCCTAAAAAAGAAGAACCAATTGAGCAAAAAATCTCGGCAATTATTCCCTGCTACAATGAGAGTCCAGAGTCAGTTATGGCTACTGTAGATAGTCTTCTTAAACAGGATTATCCAATTGAAGAAATTATGATTATTGACGATGGAAGTAAAGATATATCTGCTTATAAAGCGATGGTGAATTTCAAGAAAGAATATGAGAAAACAGCTCACAATACAACTCTTATTGTCCATCGTCTAGAGAAAAATCAAGGGAAGCGTCATGCCCAAATTTGGGGATTCAAAAGGGCTAAAGGAAATATTATTGCAACAGTAGATTCTGATGCATATCTTTTTCCTGATGCTATTCGTGAACTTATTAAACCTTTCAATGACGAAAAAGTAATGGCCACAACAGGTCACGTAGGAGCCCGAAACCGAGAAGATAGTTTGTTTACAAGGCTAATAGATATGCGTTATGACAATGCTTTTCGTGTTGAGCGATCAGCGCAGTCTGTTACAGGAAATATTTTAGTATGTAGCGGGTGTTTTAGTGCTTACCGCACAGAAGTGATTTTAGAAAACATTGAACATTATGAAAATCAAATGTTTTTAGGGGAACCTGTTCAGTTTGGAGATGATCGCTGTCTTACAAACTATGCCATCTTAAAAGGAAAGACTATCTATCAATCAACAGCACGCTGTATTACAGATGTTCCATCAACGCTTAGACAATTTATTAAGCAACAAGTAAGGTGGAACAAGTCCTTTTTTAGAGAAAGTCTTATTGCATTAAAGATAGGGTTTAAAAAACCACGAACATTAATTTGGGTTCTTCTTGAACTTATTATGTGGTTTATGTTTGGTTTTGTCATTATCGGAAGTATTATCATTAAATCCGCTACAATGGGCTATATTTTGCTAGTTTATTATCTTTTCTATCTAAGCTTGTCAGCTTATGCAAGAAACGTTTTCTATGTTTTGCGCTATCCACATATCTTTTTGTTAGCACCAATATATGGGTTAATTCATATTTGCATTTTATATCCACTTCGACTTTATGCTTTAGCAACAATTAAGTCAAATGGTTGGGGAACAAGATGAAAAAGGAGGGCTTTTTATGGCTACAACTGAAAAGATGCTTTCTACACTAAATGAGAAAGCTCAAAATCATCATTACAAGCAATTATGGCAGAAAATTCAGTCTAAGGAAGCGAAGATTGGTATATTAGGACTTGGCTATGTTGGTTTACCAAATGCTGTAGCGAAAGCTGAGAACGGTTATTCTGTTATCGGGTTTGATTTAGATGAAATCAAAGTAGAGAAAGTAAACAGAGGGATAAGTTATATTAACGATGTAACTCAGGAGGAACTTCAAAAAGTTGTGCAGCACCGGTATTTGCAAGCTACTGATGATTTTTCTCAATTAAAAGAAGTGGACGTTGTTCATATTTGTGTTCCAACTCCTATTGATAAATATAAGCAGCCTGATTTAACATATGTAGAAAATTCATCACTTTCTATTGCTTCGCATGTTTCAAAAGGTACGCTTGTTATTTTAGAAAGTACAACGTATCCAGCAACAACGAGAGAATATGTTGTAAAAGCTCTTGAGGAAAAAGGCTTCCTCGTTGGAGAAGATATATTTGTAGCATATTCTCCAGAACGTATTGATCCAGCAAATACATCATTCAATGTTAAAAATACACCTCGTATTGTAGGGGGAGTAACAGAGAAATGTACACAACTCGCTTTAGAAGTACTTGGAGGAGAAGTGAGAGCTGTATCATCTCCCGAAGTTGCGGAAATGTCGAAGGTATTTGAAAACACATTCAGATACGTAAATATTGCACTTGCTAACGAGTTAGCTCTTGTATGTGAGCGAATGGGAATTGATGTATGGGAAGTAATTAATGCAGCAGCTACAAAACCGTATGGGTTTATGCCTTTTTATCCAACAGCAGGCGTTGGAGGTCATTGTATACCTGTTGATCCGCATTACTTGTCTTTTAAATCAAAGGAATATGGTTTTAATACAAGGATGATTGATTTAGCAAACGAAGTGAATGGCAGCATGATTCATTATACTGTACGACGCATTCTTGAAATCTTAAACAATGAAAATAAATTTCTAAAAGACAGCAATATTGTTATACTAGGTGCTTCTTATAAGAAGAATATAGGAGATGCACGAGAATCAGCTGTTTATATGTTATACGAAGAATTAAGTACATTAGCAGCAAATGTAAGCATTCAAGATAATCATGTTGAACTTATAAAGATAAATGATAGAGTAGTTGAAGTAGAAAATGTTAATTATGAAAAGATTAAACAAGGAGATCTTGTCATTATTTTAACGGATCATGATGATGTTGATTATGAACGAGTTGAGAAGAATGCTCAGATTATTTTTGATACGAAAAATGTGTATCAATCTAAAAAGAACAGTCCAACTTATTATAAATTGTAAAAAGTCGAGTTGAAAAACTCGACTTTTCTTGTTCATTATGTAACAAAAGTTTTGTGTGAAGTCCTTTTTACCTAGTTATCTGAAGGAATATTCATGGATCTTATTTACTAATTGTGACAAAAAAAGAATCTTTTTTCCTATCCCGTATTTATTCCTTATCCTATATTATAGTGATAGTAACCTGCAATTGAAGGAACTTAACGAGATTTAGAAAATGGGGCTCGTGCACTAAAAATATGGATAATAAATGATTAGCAAGCAAACTTTGTTAAAAAATAGAGAAGCTCGTAGAAATGAAATTCTTGTCGATAAATATCACAAAGAAAATCAATTTCAGAATTCGATATAAGCAAAAGGCTGCTAAGACATTTCTAGCAGTCTTTTGCTTTATGTATAGCTGAACTGCGTTTTTTTCTTATTTTTACGGCAATAAAGATAAACAAAAATGCCGCAAGAGAGTCAAAAACTACGTCCATTATTCTTCCATCTCTATTAATAATAAAGGCTTGATGGATCTCATCAGTGAAAGCAAAAAGAGCAGCAAAAACTGAGGCAAGCCAAGGTGCTTTCTTATTCGGTTTTAAATTCAAAAGAAAAAGCAAACCAACTGATCCAAAAAAGAGGAAATGAGCAAGCTTACGTGCAATAAATTCGGCACTACTATCTATTTCCCAAGGATCATAAAAATCACTTGGAGGAACGAGAATAGTTCCTAGCGTTGCATTGGGTTTGAGCGCCGGAGTGTGGACCCAAGTTGTTGGATCTGTGGCTTTAATCCCTGGTGTGTTTGAAGCATAAAAGATGCTAACTAATACGAGAAATAAAAGCAATTTACGCACGTTTTTCACAGCTTTCTATATAGAGTTTCCTTTCTATATTATCGATAAAAGTAAAAAAAAGCAATTTACA
The sequence above is a segment of the Priestia filamentosa genome. Coding sequences within it:
- a CDS encoding YdbC family protein, whose amino-acid sequence is MLIKVINSFVKQDKRYAFSYSQKHWSALAHIEGFSGQFGGWNIVEPTDACIIGIWKDTDSYRSFMNDVHDNIFYKNGQKASYDKLETILSSNGQFVKGIYHHTRSSIVGANYMMITSIAHNNHDKSLTPFTLISERDRCLSTFVFADEHTSTFISLFGYAPPDATKHILQKNKIPVQQQNIYKLEKEWTVLQTFSS
- a CDS encoding alpha/beta-type small acid-soluble spore protein, with the protein product MANNNNSSNKLVVAGAEQAIDQMKYEIASEFGVQLGADTTARANGSVGGEITKRLVATAQSQLAGHK
- a CDS encoding VanZ family protein encodes the protein MRKLLLFLVLVSIFYASNTPGIKATDPTTWVHTPALKPNATLGTILVPPSDFYDPWEIDSSAEFIARKLAHFLFFGSVGLLFLLNLKPNKKAPWLASVFAALFAFTDEIHQAFIINRDGRIMDVVFDSLAAFLFIFIAVKIRKKRSSAIHKAKDC
- a CDS encoding nucleotide sugar dehydrogenase encodes the protein MATTEKMLSTLNEKAQNHHYKQLWQKIQSKEAKIGILGLGYVGLPNAVAKAENGYSVIGFDLDEIKVEKVNRGISYINDVTQEELQKVVQHRYLQATDDFSQLKEVDVVHICVPTPIDKYKQPDLTYVENSSLSIASHVSKGTLVILESTTYPATTREYVVKALEEKGFLVGEDIFVAYSPERIDPANTSFNVKNTPRIVGGVTEKCTQLALEVLGGEVRAVSSPEVAEMSKVFENTFRYVNIALANELALVCERMGIDVWEVINAAATKPYGFMPFYPTAGVGGHCIPVDPHYLSFKSKEYGFNTRMIDLANEVNGSMIHYTVRRILEILNNENKFLKDSNIVILGASYKKNIGDARESAVYMLYEELSTLAANVSIQDNHVELIKINDRVVEVENVNYEKIKQGDLVIILTDHDDVDYERVEKNAQIIFDTKNVYQSKKNSPTYYKL
- a CDS encoding glycosyltransferase family 2 protein, which translates into the protein MDVQPLKKEKMFNSNRDTYAQKTIVVALFIGLVCVLFYVNATIKGGFNIFLGIYGSIMVTYMVGKMALSFWYNPKKEEPIEQKISAIIPCYNESPESVMATVDSLLKQDYPIEEIMIIDDGSKDISAYKAMVNFKKEYEKTAHNTTLIVHRLEKNQGKRHAQIWGFKRAKGNIIATVDSDAYLFPDAIRELIKPFNDEKVMATTGHVGARNREDSLFTRLIDMRYDNAFRVERSAQSVTGNILVCSGCFSAYRTEVILENIEHYENQMFLGEPVQFGDDRCLTNYAILKGKTIYQSTARCITDVPSTLRQFIKQQVRWNKSFFRESLIALKIGFKKPRTLIWVLLELIMWFMFGFVIIGSIIIKSATMGYILLVYYLFYLSLSAYARNVFYVLRYPHIFLLAPIYGLIHICILYPLRLYALATIKSNGWGTR
- a CDS encoding MHYT domain-containing protein; translation: MNDVGPFHGHYNMWLVFLSFAIAMVSAYVSFSFAIQLRFQSKQGEQIWLLSGSCALGIGIWSMHFVRMLAHSLPINMHYHIGYIIVSILFATGGCYLALTYIHYGKNPLFTLLFATFFMGSGIVLMHYIGMSAMASVIVSYTSAKVLFSICIAFIASFIALRVAFYTNYKLTWKVKLMCAAFMAIAITVMHYMGMNAAHFYPKNWIQR